The sequence GGCTTCTGTACTCATGGATTCATGATGGTCACTCATGACTACCTCACGAACATTGATCCAGTGGCTGATGAGGATGTCATGAAACTGAGCATAAAGAATATATGCCGCTGTACCGGTTATGCCAACATTATTAAGGCGATAAAGAGGGCCGCCAAGTATATGGGCGGTAGTTCCGTGTAAGGTATTCTCTTTTTGTTTCTTTCTATTCAAAAGTAACGGATTCAATCAGGAATTATTTAATTTTACTTCCTAAAAATTATTAAAGACCACAATTAATGCATATAGTAATGGACATTACTAACTCAACAATAACGCAACCTGAGATCTTCGGCTTCATACCACAGAACATATTTTACACCGTATTGGCTGCCGCGGTCATAATAATCGTGGGCTACATAATCGGTAGACTCATTGAAATACTGATTAAGAAAATATCATACACCACAGGTCTTGATGCCTTCTTCAGGAAAACCTCCGTTGGTCGTGCATTACTTAGGAGTGGTTATACGGCTGGTGACTTCCTTGGCCTATTCGTTAAGTGGATCATTTACATAGCGGCGATTTTCTACGCACTACTAGAGCTATCCTACGCAAGCCCAAACCTGGCCTTCCTGTACGACACATCGAGGAGTGTATTAACATATCTACCATACCTAGTCTCTGGTGTTATTATATTAATAATTGGTTTAATAATGGTTGATTGGATAAGTGACTATTTTAAGCGTAGTTACCCAGCGAATGATCAGTACGCACAGACCCTACTCAACTTCGTAGGTGATGCCTTTAGATTCATACTTTACTACATGGTCATAACGATAGCCCTGAGCGTCATGAAGGTCAATGTGACGATACTTTACATATTCGCCCAAGGACTAGCATGGGCAGTGGCCATTGGACTAGGCATTGCCATC is a genomic window of Vulcanisaeta souniana JCM 11219 containing:
- a CDS encoding mechanosensitive ion channel family protein, whose amino-acid sequence is MDITNSTITQPEIFGFIPQNIFYTVLAAAVIIIVGYIIGRLIEILIKKISYTTGLDAFFRKTSVGRALLRSGYTAGDFLGLFVKWIIYIAAIFYALLELSYASPNLAFLYDTSRSVLTYLPYLVSGVIILIIGLIMVDWISDYFKRSYPANDQYAQTLLNFVGDAFRFILYYMVITIALSVMKVNVTILYIFAQGLAWAVAIGLGIAIGLVLAVPLREPLRRFLEQEWRQGGRRNEGGGGGG